The following DNA comes from Labrus mixtus chromosome 8, fLabMix1.1, whole genome shotgun sequence.
AAAGAAAGATCAGTAGTGATGGGGTGAAGGTGTCAGCTATGAGGAAAGTGATCTGATGTGGCTGCTGTGGCAGCCAGGAGTATCCTCGCTCTGTCCCCTGCAGCCACACGGTGACCGGTGGTGGAGGGGTCAGACAGCTCCTAACCGCCTGTCACTCACTGGGGCCGTGTGGATGTGTGGGATCTTGTTGGTTAGAGGGACATGTCCTGGGCTGGGGCCCAAAGCCTCACACTCgttacacacacatcagatgGCAAAACCACTTAAACCTGCCCACCTGAAGAAACACTCGCCTTGCCTGCACAGTTCATCATTTCACAATGTAATTTTCTGAGATTCAACACCTACCATCTcgctaaaactggacttttctAATTTGGCTCCAAACGTATGTTGGAAGTAGAACATCAGGGATAAAAGCTTAGAAAGTTAGATACAGTAGCTTTTTGGCAATTTCCCAAAACCATCCAAGACTTAAAATTCATTTCCAGTTGAATTCCTGCACCATCTGTAggtacacacactcagtcaccaGGGAATAGAACTGGAACCACTGCCTTTCATCTTTAATTTCTTTTGTATATACTGACCTAGTAAAAAATACATGAACTTATCTGTACTTTCCACCACAGAAGGAGCCTAACGAGTGGCTGTGTGATACGGAGAGAGTGAACTCTTTCTTTTGAAATGGGGTAAACTCAGTTTGTTATTCTATTAGGAAAGACAAAGCCGTTCCCTGGGGTGCCCTGCAGTTACCcctctgagagagaaaaagacaagtgGAAGGAGAcaaaggaaaagaggaaaaaagaaagaaaggaggtcGTCCCTGGAGGGCTCTGAAGCTGATCCGAGATCAGTTATGTCTTCTATCTACAGACAATTAGGAGGTTGGAGAAGCTGGGGAGGGTAAATTGCTCTTAGATCTGTACTTTGGGGGCAATGTTAACAAGGCACCACTGGAGGCATAGATGGGTCCATGGGGAGGgggtgtatgtctgtgtgtatgagaCCCATCTAATGGGCCCCCCTGAGGAAACGCCCAAAAGCGAATCCCATCTCTGTTCCACACAAAAACCACGATATAGAAAAAAACCCAGAGTGACTTCAGTTGAACTGTGCATTCATGTGTGTTTATACCTCTTTTTCCATGAAGTTGGCACACACACCATCCTTGGGAACGTTTTTAACCATGACTGTGACGATGACTTGAGACTCTGTTTGGTACCAGTCGTGTCTgcaggacacaaaaacaaaactgatcaAGCAGTTGGCAGtcttattttttctgtattcatcacTAAAGTAATGAATACAGTATACAGAGTTTAATTGTATGAATAAAAATCAGCTCATCGTCTGCGATGGTTGTTTTTACAGGATGTTTAATCTTTATGCTGGTGCAATAAGTAAGACAGACATGGTGAAAATAAAACCGATTTATATTAATGTACTTACTTCACAGGTGGAACCGCAGGTGTCTGCCAGGTCATTCAGCGCCCGAGTAAGAATAACAATTAGAGAGGATGATGAGGTGATAATGCACAgggatgaaagaaaaataaagaaagtgagaagaagacacaaaaaacacacaaaagaagctCAGTcagtcttcctttttttaaagcaggagCATACACATGGCAGAAGCTCTCTACTGCCCCCATGTGGCCATGCAGAGGGGCTCACCTCGTTGCCGCTGCAGAACTGTGTCCGctctgaaaagagaaaagagaaatctGATTGAGTTGTAGGAAATTTTTCATACACACCTGAGGCAGCCTGGACTGAGGTCTAGTCTCTAAAATATTATGATTACAAGGGTTTAAAACAGATGCAAACttttaaacagacacacacttgtcAGAAAATAAATTATGTGCCTCAACatagacgcacacacacactctccatcTTTGCCACCAGTTTGTATACTGGTCCATCCACGCCCAGTAAAAGCCCTGTGAGCCCCAGTAAGCATCCAGCATGATACCATGCATTATTTACTGAgtttatcagagagagagagatgcgcTGATGGGAGGCGTGTTAATGTCATCTTAACGAGGTCGCGTTTCAAATAGAGTGGAGGGggagcagactgtgtgtgtctgtgtttgtgtatttgtaaaCAGGCAGGGTGCCACATGTGATGGAATAaccaggtttgtgtgtgtctttgtttgtgtctttgtgtgagtgttgtgggTTAGTGGTAAACACACTGTCACCAGAAGAAACACTCAGCGACTGCTCCCGGTGTTAGCAAGCTCAAGTAGGGTATTTTCAAGTTTTAGAGGGAGGGGCTATGTAAAccctggtgtgtttgtgtgtgtgtgtgtgtgtgtgtgtgtgtctggatgcTGTCTGAGCGCAGGCTATGAAGGGGGCTAGGTCTCATCAGGAGCTTTCAAACATCAGTAGCGTTAACTCTGATGAATCATACGGCCCCTGGGAGAACGTGTGCACGAGGGTGTGAAGCGTGTTTGTCAAAACTCATGCTCTTGTTTACTTGAGATGATCCAGAGGGCCCCAGCATCAGcggcagacagaaacacagcgCCCAGACATAGCATGCATCTTTTATTGGAATAAGCAGCTCTGCCTAAACACCCTAAGACTgtgagcacgcacacacacactgtgaactCATGGATGTGCGCAAGCTCATTTGTTTGATCAGACGGACTGATCAGCTCCCTGGCTGAGACGTTTAGTTTAGTGTTTGATGATAGAGGAAAGATTTTAAACTAGACAGCGAGGAATGGTAAGGGTTCATGAAgtccaaaaacatttttgtcacaAGAGACAGACGTAAGCAACACtgtgtgagaaacacaaaacatttgagcgatttgatttttgtttaatCCTAACATTGAAAGCAATATCAGCTCTAAATTCTAACAATAATATAACGACTACGATGGAAGTCTCAGTTCAGTCACTTACCCCCCATCATCTCCTCACAGCGCTTGATCCAGATCTCAAAGGACTTTTCAGACCCtgtagaaaacacacagaaaaaaacatttttctttcattctgcttttaaagaagaagaaatagaagtaGTATACAGTAAATGATGTAAAAACGTTTAATtgaaacatcatgaaaatgtttaacgtGGTTTGACTAAGTGCTGGAGAAAGCTGAAGATATTCTCCTAATAGGTTTGATTTTAAAGCAGAGATGACTCATCTATTAATGACTCGTCTATTAAACATCACCTTGGGTTGTACTTGAAGCACAAAGGAGATCCACTagaaattttttttatttcatacatCTCTTCATAAACATTGTACAGAGTAAAAAGAAACTCAAACTCAATGATCACAATGAATGAATTTAATTCcaatgtgaaaagaaaatacGGTATTTGATATGACTCGAACAATGACACTGAAACATTTGAAGAACTTCAAATCTTtttcgagagagagagagagagagagagagagagagagagagagagagagagagacggctTGCCTCTTTGTCAGCAGCTGGCAGCTCAAAACAACTTAAACAACCTCATGAGGAGATTCATATTTAACACATTACACCTCAATCATTGTATTGaagcagagacacagagcaTGTGTCAGGCAGTACTAGCAACATGAACCTGTGGTAGAGAGTGAGTGCAGACCGTTCACTAGTTTATCGACTAGTACATAGGTATCGTTCACAGGTTGATTACATATACATTCTATACTGTATGCATAAATGGTCAGCTAATACACTGAGGTGGTTGTAAATACACCTGGGCACACTTTTACAGGAAGAGCATCTGAAAAAAAGTTAGAAGGTAGAAAGTTGAAGTGGACACATTGGTATGTATTATATAAGTGTAGCCATGGTGAATATAGACATGTTGGTATGTAAAGAGAGCACTCTGGATGTAAGAGTAATGGATTTATTCACCTGGATAATGAAAGTCTGAAAGATTTATTCAGCACTGAGGGGTGACACACAGGACAGATCTCGATTGGCTCTTTTGATGTTTATGCACTAAGACCTATATGAAAGACTGGACAAGGACACGTATCGATGGTGTATAATATACTGTGATattatgctttaaaaaaataaagaaaaataaaataaagaaaaatataacaCAGATAGATTTCAGACCCTGAGTCGATCTACTTTTCGCTCCACTCTCCCACCGATGTGATTCTGAACACTCTGGCATCTTTCAGCCACCATTAGAGCCCTATAGGGTCAACCCTCCTAAAAGTACTTAAAGCACGTCTTTCACAACGTTAAATCAGCTTCTCTGTAACTCTGAATGTGTAGAAAACGTATATACATTATTCTTCAGCATTAACTCGTTAACCCTCACGCTGGCTCCACTTGTCTCTCTTGTCTTTTTCACTGTTAAACCAATTTAAGtattaacaaaaataatgattaaaaaagtgAAGCTCTTGTTACATGattaataatcaatcaatcatttaaatgtatatatatacctCAAGATCAAAACAAAGCAACCATTTATGATTATTTCATTAACACTCTCTTGAAGCTAGTAAATATTTGTAATGCACTAAAAGTTATTTCCACATCGTGTTGCTGTACTACTACTTCCATAATCACTCACTAAATAAAGATACTATTTGATTTAAAGTCCCAGAAACTCTGTCATTGTAGGCGTGACAAACTgaccttaaaggcagggttggtcattttctccagataaactttttaagattttggttgaaattgtctttaggtcctgacagacattaataactcatgttctctgaaaaaggaacgaagaaaacctgtagcagttgtaagcctgtaaaaacgtcaaccaatgtctgccacgaggtaccaatctggtgaaccaatcacgcctccctgtctcacTGCTCGTTctctcgttctctaccccttacgtgcactagcccacactgaAAGCACAACAGCGATGACTGAGTTTATCCTGTGAGTTTATTTACCGCttaatgagacatgagacgacgtagtttctacacaatgcaagagatgagctgaagTCCGCATTCTGGTGCaacggcgcttgtgcatgtaagtgaggggcgtggcttttgagggagcacagaggggagggggtgggtgtagacagggcactgagggaatgctactttcaaactcatactagttttcaaaaatgaccaaccctgcctttaactgaGTATCTTAGCATGTTTGGTGACATTTAACAGATCAAACCTTTGTTTCCCACCCAAACACAGAGCAAATGAGCAGCTCTACAGCTCCGAGCTTGTGACAGTCACtgttgggttaaaaaaaaaaaaacagtaagatATCCATCACTCAGGTTGACCTGTCTCAACACCATGTGgtcataaaaaagacaacatgtttctgttcctgcCAGCCTAACTGTTTCCATCTGCTTActtaacaaatacaaatgtggTCTTAATCCTTAAGCCTCTTCAGCCTTCTTCGCACGCTGCGTCTACAGAAGGTAGTAACACGCCTAAATATGAAGCCATGCAGCAACAATGGccattacaacaaaaacaattggGTAAAGCATCAAATGTGTTGacaatggggcgctggtggcacagtggttagtgcgcgcgccccatgtatggaggctgtcgtctcaagcgggcgcaGTGTTTCctctaccattatattggggggggcGGCACTAAACAGGAACAGTTTAGCCAGTGgaggagcgcagcgctgtgcaTGTCCCTAAAGGtcaagtataaaaaaaataaaataaaaataaaaaaaagttttttttttttttaaagatgtatttttgggctttttgtatctttattgtagagataggatagtggatagagtcagaaatcagggaaataagtcatttaaggatacctttccgatagaaaaggacagctgtcattaaaagtaacacatgaacaccaagattccttcaagtgtttgtgtcgtcgtgtcggcttgtccccacccccttAATGGTGTAAACCTTGGGGAAACACtggggcggcccgggttcacatcccacctgtggcttctttcccgcatgtcattccccactctctctctctccctgatttccgactctatctactgtcctatctctccattaaaggcacaaaaagcccaaaaataaatcttaaaaaaaaaatgtgttaacaatAATGAACAACAAGGTCAACAAGGTCTCTCGTTATATAAACATGTTGGGAAAGTTTGAGTCAAAGAACAACACTCTGATGTCACTGCCATGACGTCGCAAGGAAAAAATGGAATCAGTGGGCAAAACAGAAACTGTCTTAAACTTTTTGTTCCGATTGTTTGGTCTGACCGTTAAGAGTATCTCATCTCCATGCAATCCTGAAAAATCTCTTTCAAAGAAGTTGGTTGGGAATATTGGCCAACGATAGTTTTTCCAGCAGATTTTGATTTCACAGTGACTTTTGAATTTTTCTGGGgagaaaatgtcatatttttgtCATGTAACCCTAttacacattattttgtttcaatgcacttagcagggagtgactgattagccaaaaaatatatttttggaagttatgaattgatttaaaatctcagaaaatATGAATCTTGATTAGAACATAAAACCATTTTTTCTCCACTTCTATTGAAGACAGGTATGCGTTTGCCAAATGAAACTGACAAAATGACAGAGAAATCAAAACCATGATGTTGCTGGGTCCTGATTCTCTGaagcattacattttaaaatgatgcagtACAGTCACAATCAATGCATCCGAGGGACACACCTCAACTTTTCCACACAGAACGATACATTGAACaacaaactcattttaaaacagggtTTTTACTGCAAACAAAATCACTAGGTGGCCACCCCTGTCAAATTTCACACCGCCTCCAGCCCTCTTCAAATTTGACGTGGGTTTTCTTGAAGAAGATGGTTTTCCAAGGACTGCACTTGGTGAGTTTTTCCATTTCTAACTGCATAACGTCGATGTGGTGGTGGCGGCGCTGTATCGTAATCAAAAGTGGAACGTTTTCTGTGAAGAGCCCTGCAGCTAAGGGCATCCCAACTAAACGTTTTTTTTCCtaaatgaaaaatttaaacCCAGATTTCTGAATGCAAGTTCAGCTTACGGAGGACCTGTTCATATGAGACAACTCTAATGGCCTAACGGTTTTTAGTCCTTCAAGCGGACGGCCAACCCGCTGCTCCTTTCCCAcatactctatccactgtcctatcagtaaaaggcaaaaagccccaaaacatcTTTATAAGACTGCATTGGATTTCATAAACATTTTGACCTGAGAGTTATACAAGGTAACACACGGCTTTATAACCACACTTATGTCCACatgctctctgtccctctctctttttctgcagcACAATCAGAGtattaattattctttatttaatacTCAGCACCCGCACTCCTTATTTACAGCATGTTTTTATCAAGCATGCTTTGACATGCAGATGAATTATAGAAGAACACTGATAGTAAGCTGAATGAATCACAGTTGAAACATGTTGCCACAAGCAGTGACCGAGGCAGAGATAGACGAGGATGTAAGAGTTCATAACTGTTAAACCAAGATTTGTTCAACAGGTCTGTCATGGAAACAGATCaacgttttaaaaaatgttttcaggacTGGAGGTGGTATTCAAAAGGGCATATAGTCTTTTTATGGTAAatcaactaaaaaaaatgttaccaGCAGTAATAACCATATAGAAATTAAATCCCCTTGTTCCGTCTAAAATCCAGATTATTCATTATTCTGAAACGTGACCTTCAGTCAACTTGTCTCCGTCTTACATCAGACCACCGTGGAAAAGATGATACTTAATATTTCAATGAGAAAAGTATCCCTTTACAAACTTAGaaattatttcatgaaaaattggTACTTAAAATACGCatcacaaccacagccgccAGAATAATTGGTCTCCCCACACCAAACCTAACAGAACATCACACACCCACTGAACACCCACCTCACTCCACTCCCCTCAGGATGGaggtacagagcactgaggtgcagaaTGGCTCACCTTGGGAAAAGCCGTATCCCTGCTGTTATAGCTGCCCTGAACAAAAGGTATCGCTGAACAGACCAGAGTGGGAACTTTTGAttcctgtttgacattttttgttttgtacaccGTGTTTTGTATATGTATACtatgtattattatttggtGGGTATTGTCTGTTGGACAGAAACAAGGCTGTGAAAAGCACATGGAAACAGtgaagtctaaagtctaaaaatATACAAGAATCAAAGTGTTTCACTCTCAATATTTCCTGGGGAAGTACCCACAgacccatttttattttaaacacatttcttttaacGGTCTTTTTATGTTATACTGAATTTGAGGTTGAACACAGCAATATTTTATTCTTCTAACACGGGCTTAAATGTGACAATTGTCTTGTCTTCTATTATAAGTACTAGAATTACtagtttattttgattttccaGGGACTCACTCAAATCACCACTCGTGGGTTCCAGGGACTCGCTAATTGAAAACCTATCAGCATCACTGTGATTTCTTACTGCATTGTATTTTAGTCCTAAGGCTTGGTGATACAGCTTTAGCACTGTGAATGCAGTGAGGAGAGTGAAGCAGACAGGGCACTGCTGGACACTGCTGGTGGTTGGTAGAGAGTGGGTTGATGGAAAGTTTTTACTCAAGGCCAAAATAAGTTGCACTCACCATCCAGTTGGTGTCCCTGCGTGAAAGCTGCGTGTGCCGACTCAAAGTGGTTCAGGTGGTATTCTGCTATTCTGCAGgtgggagagaaaaacatgccaCATACACTTAAATTAGATAATCATGTTCAAATTGAAGTGACCCCAAAATCTGGATTGTGGGCCCTTTAAGGAAGTTTAACAACTCTGGTACGTTAGCTTAATCCCTCCAGGAGAGAAAAGTCTGACTTCATAGAACAGAACTCTCTGAAATGTGGGTTCAAATGCGTCTGCAAATGTGTCAAAACTACAGAAAGTCCTGTTAACAAACTCTGACAAGGACACAAAAACTCGGGCCCCAAAGACAATGTGCTTTACTtcaacttaattttttttttttttttttttggggggggggggggggggggggcagtcatTTGGTCGAGCACATAAACAaaaagctgtatgtgtgtgactatCCCTTATTTTCATTATCATATCATAGTACACACCCTGTTCGGATGAAAGCAAGAGGGAGGTTTGGTTGGAGCTGCTGGGCTATTTTGGCATCATCAGCAGCACCTGAGgacagaagacaacacaatGATCCTCATAACACATTCATCCTACTGTATCACTGAGAAAACATTAATGCCCCCCTAATATATTCCAGTGAATGCTAAATAAGACCCCATATTTAATCAAAGACATCCAGGAGATGCTATTTCTACTGTCTGGACTGTATTTCTTCGACTCATTTATTGTGGGTGgttaataaagaagaagaaagaaaattaagTTTTAAATAGAATCTTAGGATATTTCTATTTTCTACAAAAAGTGCAATCATTCAAAATAATCTATAAAACCCCATTCTGTTAGATCAAACATATGTGGGTAAAGGTGCTGGTAGCATTGTGGTTAGTGAGTGCGCCCCATGTCCTCTAGGTGGGCAACaaaggttcaaatctgacctatggctcctttcctgcatgtcattccccactctatctTAAAgtggacatattatgaaaaatccacttttacagtgtttttgaacatatatctgggtaacctgagtgtctactgacccacaaaatgtgaaataaacccatccagtcctttgtttgtggtctgcataagtcttacaacacagaaaaatgctccgtttcagaTTTTCTCAGCTTGTGCTCACAAGTttgattctggtaaaaaaaaaaataccctcccctggtatctccacccatggactccattCCCAGCCttgagcaaaacttttgcgcaggtctgccatttttagtCTTGccacagaggagtgatgtctacagggaaaactcagggggggctcattacatttaaagacacacacaccaaaacggagcgttctgagagagctggtttgtacagggtcacaaacctcctctggtgcttgattcatgttttattttgagcaaagcacagcacagatgtttcatttagaccacaggggactgtttgaaaaggtggaaaatggggatcatatgtcctctttaatagaggcataaaaatccccaaaataaactttaaaaaaataccatcTGTATGTAGACTTACAGCTGTAGTTTCTGAGAAGTATGTGGGCATAGGCTCGCTGACAGAACCACTCAGCGTTGTCCGACTCTCCTTGCAATGCTTCATTTAGTGCCTGGAGGAATAGAGATGAGGATAACGTGAATAGAGATGAGATAACGTGAATAGAGATGAGATAACGTGAATAGAGATGAGATAACGTGAatagagatgagatgagataagGTGAGGAAATCTTATGATATGTGATAACATTGTTCAGTGTAGGAATGATGCGTTGTTCTTTagataaacataaataaaatacaagctTAACAAACAATCCCCGTCTTTCTGCTGTTCTGCATGTTTGTGAAACACAGTTACTGTGTTTGTAACATGTTATCTCTCCTgatactgttatttttttttaccccagcaCTCAACTACATTTCCTGACTCACCTCTCCTTTCTCAACCATAGAAGCTATGACATAATGACAAAGATTTGCAGGGCTTTCAAAGTAATGTTGGTAatacaaatgtcattttctgttcACAACATCGCTAAACCTTTTCTTTGTATTACTTTAAACTCTAGTCTGTGTTATATTGTCACTACCAAACGtttaataataaagaaacaatAAGATTAATTGTGTCCTCTATTCAACAAATAAACTTGTAGCTGTATCATTAATAACAGGATATTAAACGTGACCTGCAAATACAGTTGTAATAGTGTTAATAATTCAGTCTCCATTATCAATTACAAGAAGGAAAGTGTTATAAAAATGTTGTAAGGATAATAAACTTGTAAACATAAGTTACCCTAACCCATGTCACATTTGAATTAGTCACATATTGAACTAAATGTTTGTCATGCTAACAGGTTGACATGTAGGCTAAACAACGAGTGTTTATCAGCACGTTAACTTGTAAAAACATGACAGACTAGTGCTGGATTAAATAGTTAGTAAGTCAGGATAATGTAAACACTGCTAACTTGTTAAGGGAGCTGTAACTTATCATTCAAAGTAATGCTAACAGGAAACGTTAGCTTCTTTGGTTAGCTACTTTCAGTTTCAAAATCAGTGACTTCACTTAAAAGCCGGTCAGAATAATTAAAGGTTATTGTGGTAACCTGAAAGACAAACCATGTATTTGTAAAAGTCgcatgttctgtttgtttataaGAAAGTAAGGCTAATGTTTACCTCCAGAGCTTTCTGTGGGTCTTCGTCTATGAAGCTGTCGGAGAAGCTGCTGAAGCGACAGAAGAGACCAGCcgtcaacattttgttttaaaacaatgtagTAAAACATAATTACGATACATCTTGTAAAAGTCGTGCACTTGCCGTTCGGTTGCCATGGTGTTGCTGCAGATGGGCTCAATGTTTGTGCTGGCAGGAAAGTTCTAGCAAGGTGGGCAGACTGTTGAAACGTGATAGCGTCAGCAGCCACAGTTCGCTCACACTGCCACAGCGCCACCTGCCGACCTGGAGGAGTCACAGCAGGACAGCTTTCTCAcatatgttttatatatttaacacatatacacataaataatacatattttatacATAATGCATACTGTATTGTATAACGTTGAATAACTCACCTTGAAAATACTTTTGCATTATTATGATATAAATAAACTAAGCGGCATCGTCTGGTGTTACAAAAAGGAAGCCAACGTGAAAGTGCAttatcctgcagttcatcgacaGCTCCAGCTCTAATGTTAGGTTGGCTGaagtgagacagcatttccaaagTCCCCCTGCAGTacaagtgatgtcactcaggctttggcCATTAATATCAACAGTATATGAAATAAACTAAAGGACTATTCTACTATTGTGGGCAATATTTTTGTGAggctaaacacatttttttttagaagtttaATGTAAACcattatttaaatatgtataaGCTTATTCCCGTTTGCAAATTAATTAGCTACCATAGCTGTCAAAAAAGGGCAGTGAAGTATAAAACACCCTTACTGTCAATCAGTGTCTGGATATATCAATGGATGCCACATACGCATCTGTTTTTACTACTGTTATACTGAATGTATACAGTCTGCTGGTATAGAGTTGCAGTGACTGGAAGACTAAGCCAGAGCAGTGGAACCCCAGTGTAGAAATACTCAAAATACTCTGAATGTCTAGAAATGTAAGTACTGAAGCAGAATGACTGATTCTATGCCAACTAAATTGTAATTATTGCTGCATTACCTGATATATCTTATTTGGTAAAGGTTGGCACTTGATGTAGTAAAGTAATTTTTTTACTCGTATGGGACCAAATCACAACAGAAATGATCTCAGGGCTCTTTCATATGTATTTAGTAAAACGTTAAAGTTAAATAAACTTACAGAAAAAATACCAAAGTATTACTTAAGTACACTACTTGTTAAATGTGTTGGATTGATTTAACCCAAAAGATACTGGTGAACTACAAGTGGTGGGTGAAG
Coding sequences within:
- the sugt1 gene encoding protein SGT1 homolog isoform X2, with the translated sequence MATERFSDSFIDEDPQKALEALNEALQGESDNAEWFCQRAYAHILLRNYSCAADDAKIAQQLQPNLPLAFIRTGIAEYHLNHFESAHAAFTQGHQLDGSEKSFEIWIKRCEEMMGERTQFCSGNETPAVPPVKHDWYQTESQVIVTVMVKNVPKDGVCANFMEKELSASIGLTSGENYDLSFHLLHPIVPHQSSFKILSTKVEFKMKKTDAIRWEKLEGEGQESNIKHFNPNQYPTSSHYTRKWDKMVVDISEEEKNEKLEGDAALNKLFQQIYCDGTDEVKRAMNKSFMESAGTVLSTNWKDVGKRKVDVSPPDDAEFKKPMDS
- the sugt1 gene encoding protein SGT1 homolog isoform X1, encoding MATERSFSDSFIDEDPQKALEALNEALQGESDNAEWFCQRAYAHILLRNYSCAADDAKIAQQLQPNLPLAFIRTGIAEYHLNHFESAHAAFTQGHQLDGSEKSFEIWIKRCEEMMGERTQFCSGNETPAVPPVKHDWYQTESQVIVTVMVKNVPKDGVCANFMEKELSASIGLTSGENYDLSFHLLHPIVPHQSSFKILSTKVEFKMKKTDAIRWEKLEGEGQESNIKHFNPNQYPTSSHYTRKWDKMVVDISEEEKNEKLEGDAALNKLFQQIYCDGTDEVKRAMNKSFMESAGTVLSTNWKDVGKRKVDVSPPDDAEFKKPMDS
- the sugt1 gene encoding protein SGT1 homolog isoform X3, whose product is MATERSFSDSFIDEDPQKALEALNEALQGESDNAEWFCQRAYAHILLRNYSCAADDAKIAQQLQPNLPLAFIRTGIAEYHLNHFESAHAAFTQGHQLDGSEKSFEIWIKRCEEMMGERTQFCSGNETPAVPPVKHDWYQTESQVIVTVMVKNVPKDGVCANFMEKELSASIGLTSGENYDLSFHLLHPIVPHQSSFKILSTKVEFKMKKTDAIRWEKLEGEGQESNIKHFNPNQYPTSSHYTRKWDKMVVDISEEEKNEKLEGDAALNKLFQQIYCDGTDEVKRAMNKSFMESAGTVLSTNWKDVGKRKVDVSPPDDAEFKKY